The Prevotella sp. E2-28 genome includes the window ATGAATCGGTAGTGGTCTGGCAATGCAGGAACCTACAGCCGATGTAGCATATGCCTATGAAGAAGCCGTTTTGCCTGATGATATGGCATACGCTCGCATCGTGGATGGCGTTCTTCAGGTAACTCCAGACCTTGAGGAGGAGATTGCCGAAGTGGAACGTGGCGAGACAGTATCGATGACTGAATTTAAAACAATGTTTACCAAATGGCTTTGACGATAGAATTCAGTCGTCGCAGCACAAGTCAACTGCAGAGAATCCTCACTTTCTATGACGAGCGTAATATAAGAAACAATAATTTTTACCCCATTTTCTGTGCCATTTGATTAATCTCTGAAGCGGCGGGTGAGGTCGCCGTAATTCTCGATGCGACGGTCGCGGAGGAAAGGCCACCAGCGGCGAACCTGTTCAGAGCGCTTCATGTCGATGTCAATGATGATACTCTCTTCTTCATCGGTTGAGGCTTCGTAATAGATTTCACCCTGTGGGCCACACACGAAACTGGTGCCCCAGAAAGGCACACCGTCTTCATCGCCTACACGGTTTACTGCAACAACGGGGAGACCGTTGGCTACGGCATGACCACGCATCACGGTTTGCCAAGCCATGCGCTGACGCTCTTGTTCTTCTTTTGTGTCGTTGGGGTCGAAGCCAATGGCGGTGGGGTAGATGAGTATCTCGGCGCCAGCAAGGGCCATCAGGCGTGCTGCTTCAGGATACCACTGGTCCCAGCAGACGAGTACTCCGAGTTTGCCGAGTGAGGTCTGGATAGGCTCAAAACCGAGGTCGCCAGGGGTGAAATAGAATTTCTCATAATAGCCTGGGTCATCGGGGATGTGCATCTTGCGGTACTTGCCAGCAATGGTGCCGTCTTTTTCGAAAACCACAGCGGTGTTGTGATAGAGGCCGGGGGCTCGACGCTCGAAGAGGGAGGTGACAAGCACGATGCCGCATTCCTTGGCTACACGGCCGTAGATATCAGTAGAGGGGCCAGGGATGGGTTCTGCGAGGTCGAAGAGATTGACATCCTCTACTTGACAGAAATAGAGGGAGTTGTGAAGCTCCTGCAGGACTACGAGTTCTGCACCGCGCTTAGCAAGGTCGCGAATACCGTCGCAGAGGCGTTCAATATTGTTTACAACATCAGGGGTGTTGTGTTGTTGAAGAAATCCTATTTTCATATTCTTTTATCTTTTGGGGCTTAAGTAATACTGCATGGTGCAGCAATGGAGGGAGCCGTGCTGCTTGACGACGGCACGACAGTCGATGCCCACGATTTCACGGCCAGGGAAGGCCTCGCCAATGACGCGCATGGCCTCGGCATCAAGGTCGGGCTGTGCATAGGTAGGCACGAGGACGGCACCATTGATGATGAGGTAGTTGGCGTAAGTAGCGGGCAGACGGTCACCATCATCGTAGATGGGACGTGGCAGGGGGAGCTTCAAGAGACGATAGGGTTTACCTTCGAGGGTTCGCAAGGCTTTCAACTCTTCCTCCATGAGCGCAAGGTCGGGATGGTCAGCATCGCCACCTGTATAGACGATAGTGTCGTCAGGACAGATACGCACGAGGGTATCGATGTGGCCGTCGGTATCATCGCCAATGAGGGAGCCATGATTAAGCCATACGATGCGCTCAGCACCCAGATACTCCTTGAGACGAGCCTCAATCTCGGCTTGCGTGAGGGGCTGATTACGATGAGGCGCCATGAGGCAACAGGTGGTGGTGAACACCGTTCCCTTGCCGTCGCTCTCTATAGAACCTCCTTCGAGCACAAAATCCAGATGGTTTTCGTAAGTGCCTTTCACCAAGCCTTCATCAAATAGATGACGGTTAATCTGATTATCCAGATTGGCCTCGAACTTTTCACCCCAGCCGTTGAATTTGAAATCTAAGAGAACCACGGATTTTTCGGATTCAACGGATATGAAACCATGATCACGTGCCCAAGTGTCATTAGATGTTAGATGTAAGATGTTTGATGTAAGATGTTTGATGTCTGATGTGAGGCTCTCAGGAGCCACGATGAGCAGGGCTTCACGCTTGCTGATTTCGCGTGCCATCTCCTCGTAAACCGCAGTGATTTCAGGTAGGATAGGAGCCCAGTCGGTATCTTTATGGGGCCACGTGAGTTGAACCATGCTTTGTGGCTCCCATTCAGCTATCATTCGTCTTTTTTTTGCGTTCATGGGTGCAAAGGTACAAAATAATTCTTAATTCTTAATTCTTAATTCTTAATTAATTTGTACCTTTGTACCGTCTAATGATGAAACACTATGTTGGAACTGAATGAAGTACTGGTTGAAGGAGCCGCAAACACGGTGTCGATGATGGCCCGTGAGAAGCAGATGACGTGCCTTACAGGAGGTACGGCACAGGTACGTACGCATTTGCTCCTTGCAATGTTAGGACTGTCAACTGTGAGAAGTGGCTTCGTAAGTATTGACGGTGAGCCGCTTAACAAGTCAACGGTGAAGGTGTTTCGGAAACAGATGGCCTATGTGCCAAGTGAACTGGTGCCTGATGGTGAGGTGACGGTATATGAGCCGCCTACGGTTCAGGATGTCTTTGAATGGAAGGATAATCGCGATGCAGCCATTTCCAATGGGTTGCTAGACGAGGAAATGAAACGTACGATGGCACCGTATGCGAAAGCGCAGTTGCTGGCAGTCGCTGTGTTAAGACAGCGTCCTATCTTGCTGGTTGACCAGCCGCATCCCCTCTCGGCTGACTATCTGCATCATTTAGCGCAAGAAGGGCGTATAGTGATAGTAAGTAGTCAGGATGAAGATATTCTGCGTGTGAGTGATGAAGTCATAGAAATATAAGGCAAAGACGATGATGAAATCTGATATTTCCTTTTGGGGCGTGGCCCTGCTATTTGTCCTGTTCGTGTTGTCAGTGATGATTTATAAGGTTATAGACCGTCGTGAAATGGTTCGCGTGCTGAAGACTTTTGGTCTGATGGCAGGACAAACGGTTTTAATAGGTGCCGGTATATGGGTAGCCTATAAGTTGGACTCGTGGTGGGCAAACCTGCTGTGGCTGTTGGTCATGGTGGCTTTGGCTACAGGCTGGTGTCTGTACACGATGCGCTCACAAAGGAAACAGCTATTGCTACCCGTCATTGTGGCTTTGACTGTAGGTTTGATAGTAGG containing:
- a CDS encoding agmatine deiminase family protein — its product is MIAEWEPQSMVQLTWPHKDTDWAPILPEITAVYEEMAREISKREALLIVAPESLTSDIKHLTSNILHLTSNDTWARDHGFISVESEKSVVLLDFKFNGWGEKFEANLDNQINRHLFDEGLVKGTYENHLDFVLEGGSIESDGKGTVFTTTCCLMAPHRNQPLTQAEIEARLKEYLGAERIVWLNHGSLIGDDTDGHIDTLVRICPDDTIVYTGGDADHPDLALMEEELKALRTLEGKPYRLLKLPLPRPIYDDGDRLPATYANYLIINGAVLVPTYAQPDLDAEAMRVIGEAFPGREIVGIDCRAVVKQHGSLHCCTMQYYLSPKR
- a CDS encoding ABC transporter ATP-binding protein, which translates into the protein MLELNEVLVEGAANTVSMMAREKQMTCLTGGTAQVRTHLLLAMLGLSTVRSGFVSIDGEPLNKSTVKVFRKQMAYVPSELVPDGEVTVYEPPTVQDVFEWKDNRDAAISNGLLDEEMKRTMAPYAKAQLLAVAVLRQRPILLVDQPHPLSADYLHHLAQEGRIVIVSSQDEDILRVSDEVIEI
- a CDS encoding carbon-nitrogen hydrolase → MKIGFLQQHNTPDVVNNIERLCDGIRDLAKRGAELVVLQELHNSLYFCQVEDVNLFDLAEPIPGPSTDIYGRVAKECGIVLVTSLFERRAPGLYHNTAVVFEKDGTIAGKYRKMHIPDDPGYYEKFYFTPGDLGFEPIQTSLGKLGVLVCWDQWYPEAARLMALAGAEILIYPTAIGFDPNDTKEEQERQRMAWQTVMRGHAVANGLPVVAVNRVGDEDGVPFWGTSFVCGPQGEIYYEASTDEEESIIIDIDMKRSEQVRRWWPFLRDRRIENYGDLTRRFRD